DNA sequence from the Neochlamydia sp. AcF84 genome:
AAACTGGGACGCAATTACCTTAAAGGCCGTTTGGGAGATTTTTTTAACGCCATTCTATGTGGAATTGGCCATAACATGCGTTTAATTTACAACTGGCTAGTCGCTCAAAATTCTCCCAAGCGTCTTTATTCAGGCTAAAAAAACTCGTTTTCTTCTTTAAATTGCTTTAACGCTCTATCTTGAAGGCTACCTCCTGCTCTAAAACTCTTAATTTTTAGCCAATTATCATACTCATCAACAAAAATTCTTGGATTTGCAGTTTTTTAACTTAGGTCTAAAAGAAAATTCATAATTTTTCTTTCTAAAATGGATGCCATGAAGAAATTTTTAAGGTTAATTCAGGTCGAACTAAAATAGCTTTTACCTAAAATTTCCTCATTTTTCATTTGGCCAATAAGCGTTTCTATTGCCTGACACAAGTGTATTTGTGCTCTTATCCACTTGCTCACTTTAGTGCTCTCCTTTCATATTACTTAAAATGAGAAATAGAAGATTTTTTCAAGTGCTATTTTCAAACTCTTTAAAGGAATAATTACATATCTATAAAATATTTTACCTGACGGGTATATAAGTTTAATTTTATATATTTGGTATGTTATACGTGAACAGTGAAAGGAGAGTAATATGAAGAACATAAGAAGCATTTCAGCTACTCAAGCAAGAAAAGACTTAGGAGAGATTTTCAGAGAGGTCAATTACCATAAAAAACGTATCCTTCTTACCAATCACAAGAAACGAGTAGCAGTAGTGCCGATTGAGGATTTAGAAACTTTGGAAGCCCGAGAGGTTGCTCAAGATATTCATGAAGCAAAAAAAGCTTTAAAAGAGATTGAAGTAAAGGGTACTATTTCTTTGAAAGAGATGAAAAAACGATTAGGCTAAAGCCACGATGACAAAAGCTACGTATACGATCGAATGGGCGTCTAGTGTAGGAAAGCGGCTTAAAATAATCCCAACAATATTAGAAAAATAATTTCTGAACGAATACAAAAACTAGAGAAACATCCTCATGCAAAAAATGTTGAACCGTTGCAAGGTGTAGATATAAGTTTTATATGGCTTTTTAGCAGCAAGTAAAGGGCTAAGCCATCCTTTTCTTGCTTAAGTTATTACTAGCTAGTGCTTGCATAAGTTCAAGATTTGATATAATCTGCATTTATGAAAAGAATATGGAAACTATTTTGTCATACAGTTAAAAGTTTTTATGAAGATGACTGCAACGCGCGTGCAGCAGCATTAACATACTTTACTTTAATGTCTATTGTTCCCGTATTTGCCGTAATTCTTGGACTTGCAAGAGGTTTCGGCTTTGCCCCCTTTTTAGAAGAAGTTATCAAAGAACAACTTAGCAAGCAGCCCGATATTGCTAGCTATGCAATAGACTTTGCGTATAGCCTTTTGGAAGAAACGAGTAGTACCTTGATTGCTGGGGTTGGAGTGATATTACTTTTATGGACTGTTTATAATATCTTTGGGAATGTGGAAGAAGCTTTAAATGATATCTGGAAAATTCCTCGTGCGCGGTCTTGGATAAGGAAAGTTACCGACTATATTGCAGCCATTATTATATGCCCCTTATTTTTTGTCGTTTCAAGTAGCTTAACTATTTATCTAAAAACCCATTTTGTAGAAATTTCTGGAAAAGCAGTTTTCTTTGAATATCTATTTATTCATTTTTTTCCCTTTTTGATAACTTGGATGCTATTTACTTTCTTATATTTCTTTTTGCCTAATCGAAAGATTTCATTCAGATATGGAATGCTTGGCGTACTTGTAGGAGGAACAGCCTATCAACTTATCCAAACATTTTATATTAATATACAGTTAAAACTTTCTAGCTACGGGGCTATTTACGGAAGTTTCGCGGCTTTACCTTTATTTTTAATATGGTTAAATTTAAGTTGGATGATCATTTTAGCTGGAGCTGAATTGGCCTACCAAGCAGAGATTATGGCATGGAATTATGCGCCTACGCGTAAAGGTACCCCTCAAACCCTAGCTTGTCGACGTGTGCTAGCTCTTATGATTATTTACAGCTGCATGCGTAATTTTTGTGAAGGTAATTCTCCTTATACTATTCATCAGCTTTCAGATAAGCTTGGAGCAGCCAAGATCAAGTTAGCAGAAATTCTCAAAA
Encoded proteins:
- a CDS encoding type II toxin-antitoxin system prevent-host-death family antitoxin, with protein sequence MKNIRSISATQARKDLGEIFREVNYHKKRILLTNHKKRVAVVPIEDLETLEAREVAQDIHEAKKALKEIEVKGTISLKEMKKRLG
- a CDS encoding YihY/virulence factor BrkB family protein codes for the protein MKRIWKLFCHTVKSFYEDDCNARAAALTYFTLMSIVPVFAVILGLARGFGFAPFLEEVIKEQLSKQPDIASYAIDFAYSLLEETSSTLIAGVGVILLLWTVYNIFGNVEEALNDIWKIPRARSWIRKVTDYIAAIIICPLFFVVSSSLTIYLKTHFVEISGKAVFFEYLFIHFFPFLITWMLFTFLYFFLPNRKISFRYGMLGVLVGGTAYQLIQTFYINIQLKLSSYGAIYGSFAALPLFLIWLNLSWMIILAGAELAYQAEIMAWNYAPTRKGTPQTLACRRVLALMIIYSCMRNFCEGNSPYTIHQLSDKLGAAKIKLAEILKILIYYKILSTTDYHSDGEIYYQPARDVNTITLKNVADIFPAVEKEVVSIYRNPLVPYFEELLAKYDKKTTEMQENLPLSAINLQKL